A genomic window from Hippocampus zosterae strain Florida chromosome 13, ASM2543408v3, whole genome shotgun sequence includes:
- the LOC127613180 gene encoding arf-GAP with dual PH domain-containing protein 2-like isoform X1 encodes MANLERNNKILLDLVRQPWNNTCADCGAPEPDWASYTLCVFLCVNCSGMHRNLPSISKVKSIRLDHWQDSLVEAMSQRGNLAAKATYEKCVPAFIYRPEQRDCVVLKDQWIRAKYERREFIGEKGYFQQSYGADTIEETLWKKGKDNRHFLKRIFLLSHKDFTLRYFTKQNSRVPKAVISMKELNAVFQPEKIGHAHGLQISYLQEVRTRNIFVYHENGQVIVSFFNAIRATRLAYLQKKHPTLRQSELVPQLTRHCLKEGYMEKTGPTQREPFKKRWFTLCALNRKLLYYKSPLDATELGAVFIGTESHGYLVLEGSRRHSRGGRWHCAITLHTPDREFVFMCEQELEQQEWLQAFGKVIGQPMTPEDYANEANMRRCK; translated from the exons ATGGCCAACCTAGAGAGAAACAACAAAATCTTGCTTGATTTGGTGAGACAGCCTTGGAACAATACATGTGCTGACTGTGGTGCTCCTG AGCCTGATTGGGCTTCCTACacgctttgtgtgtttttgtgtgtcaacTGCTCTGGAATGCATCGGAACTTGCCTTCTATCAGCAAAGTCAAGTCCATACGTCTCGACCATTGGCAGGACTCTCTTGTAGAG GCCATGAGTCAGCGGGGAAACTTGGCAGCCAAAGCCACTTACGAGAAATGTGTTCCTGCGTTCATCTACCGCCCGGAGCAGAGAGACTGTGT GGTTCTTAAGGATCAGTGGATTCGTGCCAAGTATGAAAGGAGAGAGTTCATTGGAGAGAAAGGCTATTTTCAACAGTCGTATGGTGCAG ACACCATTGAGGAAACGCTGTGGAAGAAGGGCAAAGACAACaggcactttttaaaaaggatCTTCCTGCTGTCCCACAAGGACTTCACTCTCAGATACTTCACAAAACAGAAT TCCAGAGTTCCCAAAGCTGTGATCAGCATGAAGGAGCTGAATGCGGTTTTCCAGCCCGAGAAGATCGGACACGCTCACGGCCTGCAAATCTCCTACTTGCAGGAGGTACGGACAAGGAATATCTTTGTTTACCACGAGAATGGACAG GTCATTGTTTCCTTTTTCAATGCTATTCGAGCAACACGCTTGGCTTACCTCCAGAAGAAGCATCCCACGCTACGACAAAGTGAG TTAGTACCTCAGTTAACAAGACACTGCCTTAAGGAGGGATACATGGAGAAAACTGGCCCGACG cagcGGGAGCCATTCAAAAAGAGATGGTTCACTCTGTGTGCATTGAACAGGAAGCTTCTCTATTATAAATCCCCACTG GATGCCACCGAGCTCGGGGCCGTCTTCATCGGCACAGAAAGTCACGGTTACTTGGTGTTGGAGGGCAGCAGGCGCCACTCCAGAGGTGGTCGCTGGCACTGTGCCATCACTCTACACACGCCAGACAGGGAGTTTGTGTTCATGTGCGAGCAGGAACTGGAACAGCAGGAGTGGCTGCAGGCCTTCGGGAAGGTCATCGGTCAGCCAATGACGCCAGAAGACTATGCAA aTGAAGCCAACATGAGAAGGTGCAAATAA
- the LOC127613180 gene encoding arf-GAP with dual PH domain-containing protein 2-like isoform X3, producing the protein MHRNLPSISKVKSIRLDHWQDSLVEAMSQRGNLAAKATYEKCVPAFIYRPEQRDCVVLKDQWIRAKYERREFIGEKGYFQQSYGADTIEETLWKKGKDNRHFLKRIFLLSHKDFTLRYFTKQNSRVPKAVISMKELNAVFQPEKIGHAHGLQISYLQEVRTRNIFVYHENGQVIVSFFNAIRATRLAYLQKKHPTLRQSELVPQLTRHCLKEGYMEKTGPTQREPFKKRWFTLCALNRKLLYYKSPLDATELGAVFIGTESHGYLVLEGSRRHSRGGRWHCAITLHTPDREFVFMCEQELEQQEWLQAFGKVIGQPMTPEDYANEANMRRCK; encoded by the exons ATGCATCGGAACTTGCCTTCTATCAGCAAAGTCAAGTCCATACGTCTCGACCATTGGCAGGACTCTCTTGTAGAG GCCATGAGTCAGCGGGGAAACTTGGCAGCCAAAGCCACTTACGAGAAATGTGTTCCTGCGTTCATCTACCGCCCGGAGCAGAGAGACTGTGT GGTTCTTAAGGATCAGTGGATTCGTGCCAAGTATGAAAGGAGAGAGTTCATTGGAGAGAAAGGCTATTTTCAACAGTCGTATGGTGCAG ACACCATTGAGGAAACGCTGTGGAAGAAGGGCAAAGACAACaggcactttttaaaaaggatCTTCCTGCTGTCCCACAAGGACTTCACTCTCAGATACTTCACAAAACAGAAT TCCAGAGTTCCCAAAGCTGTGATCAGCATGAAGGAGCTGAATGCGGTTTTCCAGCCCGAGAAGATCGGACACGCTCACGGCCTGCAAATCTCCTACTTGCAGGAGGTACGGACAAGGAATATCTTTGTTTACCACGAGAATGGACAG GTCATTGTTTCCTTTTTCAATGCTATTCGAGCAACACGCTTGGCTTACCTCCAGAAGAAGCATCCCACGCTACGACAAAGTGAG TTAGTACCTCAGTTAACAAGACACTGCCTTAAGGAGGGATACATGGAGAAAACTGGCCCGACG cagcGGGAGCCATTCAAAAAGAGATGGTTCACTCTGTGTGCATTGAACAGGAAGCTTCTCTATTATAAATCCCCACTG GATGCCACCGAGCTCGGGGCCGTCTTCATCGGCACAGAAAGTCACGGTTACTTGGTGTTGGAGGGCAGCAGGCGCCACTCCAGAGGTGGTCGCTGGCACTGTGCCATCACTCTACACACGCCAGACAGGGAGTTTGTGTTCATGTGCGAGCAGGAACTGGAACAGCAGGAGTGGCTGCAGGCCTTCGGGAAGGTCATCGGTCAGCCAATGACGCCAGAAGACTATGCAA aTGAAGCCAACATGAGAAGGTGCAAATAA
- the LOC127613180 gene encoding arf-GAP with dual PH domain-containing protein 2-like isoform X2: MANLERNNKILLDLVRQPWNNTCADCGAPEPDWASYTLCVFLCVNCSGMHRNLPSISKVKSIRLDHWQDSLVEAMSQRGNLAAKATYEKCVPAFIYRPEQRDCVVLKDQWIRAKYERREFIGEKGYFQQSYGADTIEETLWKKGKDNRHFLKRIFLLSHKDFTLRYFTKQNSRVPKAVISMKELNAVFQPEKIGHAHGLQISYLQEVIVSFFNAIRATRLAYLQKKHPTLRQSELVPQLTRHCLKEGYMEKTGPTQREPFKKRWFTLCALNRKLLYYKSPLDATELGAVFIGTESHGYLVLEGSRRHSRGGRWHCAITLHTPDREFVFMCEQELEQQEWLQAFGKVIGQPMTPEDYANEANMRRCK, translated from the exons ATGGCCAACCTAGAGAGAAACAACAAAATCTTGCTTGATTTGGTGAGACAGCCTTGGAACAATACATGTGCTGACTGTGGTGCTCCTG AGCCTGATTGGGCTTCCTACacgctttgtgtgtttttgtgtgtcaacTGCTCTGGAATGCATCGGAACTTGCCTTCTATCAGCAAAGTCAAGTCCATACGTCTCGACCATTGGCAGGACTCTCTTGTAGAG GCCATGAGTCAGCGGGGAAACTTGGCAGCCAAAGCCACTTACGAGAAATGTGTTCCTGCGTTCATCTACCGCCCGGAGCAGAGAGACTGTGT GGTTCTTAAGGATCAGTGGATTCGTGCCAAGTATGAAAGGAGAGAGTTCATTGGAGAGAAAGGCTATTTTCAACAGTCGTATGGTGCAG ACACCATTGAGGAAACGCTGTGGAAGAAGGGCAAAGACAACaggcactttttaaaaaggatCTTCCTGCTGTCCCACAAGGACTTCACTCTCAGATACTTCACAAAACAGAAT TCCAGAGTTCCCAAAGCTGTGATCAGCATGAAGGAGCTGAATGCGGTTTTCCAGCCCGAGAAGATCGGACACGCTCACGGCCTGCAAATCTCCTACTTGCAGGAG GTCATTGTTTCCTTTTTCAATGCTATTCGAGCAACACGCTTGGCTTACCTCCAGAAGAAGCATCCCACGCTACGACAAAGTGAG TTAGTACCTCAGTTAACAAGACACTGCCTTAAGGAGGGATACATGGAGAAAACTGGCCCGACG cagcGGGAGCCATTCAAAAAGAGATGGTTCACTCTGTGTGCATTGAACAGGAAGCTTCTCTATTATAAATCCCCACTG GATGCCACCGAGCTCGGGGCCGTCTTCATCGGCACAGAAAGTCACGGTTACTTGGTGTTGGAGGGCAGCAGGCGCCACTCCAGAGGTGGTCGCTGGCACTGTGCCATCACTCTACACACGCCAGACAGGGAGTTTGTGTTCATGTGCGAGCAGGAACTGGAACAGCAGGAGTGGCTGCAGGCCTTCGGGAAGGTCATCGGTCAGCCAATGACGCCAGAAGACTATGCAA aTGAAGCCAACATGAGAAGGTGCAAATAA